TCTGTTTTATGGAATCTCTAAACTTTTGGGTCTTGGGCCTTTGAATGAATTTAGTTGAAAAAAAAGAGGTaaataatgatgttttttttttcgaaacagATAAACAATGATGTTGCTATGGTCTATCTAAGTTCTTCactcaaagaaaaaataacaatgtTGAGAGGGTTGGGAcgcaaaaaaaacaatagtaaaAGGATAAACCATAAATACAATACAACCAAACAGCTGAATCATAATTATGTAACAACCCCAGGGCAGCGCAAATACGAAGCAGTGAGAGGGTAAAACATAAATTATCGATCAATCACAGGGCAAAACAATAATTAGGAATAGGATGAGGAGGACAAGTACTTAAATAAGAAGTTTACGGATGAAAAGAAACGGCGGCCGACGATTTAACAACGATGAGATTTCGTTGACCTTTCAACGTGGCAGctaaaataatctttttttttttgaaaaaaacagcTAAAATAATCTTCAATCATGTAAATGTAAATAATTGGCCTTTGTTATCGacatatttcttttattttcgttacaaattttataactaagaaCAAAACAAGTACCAGAACATAACCAAACACGcgtgtttattttttataagatgTTAGTGTAAGTTacatatttttcaataaattaagtTTACAAAGCATATCATTATTACAACAAAATTTCCCCTAGAGAGGATTTCATCATTACAAAATAGTGAAAATGTCAAAAAATTATGTACACCAGGATAATATATATACCACCCAAAAAGCcgaaaaacaaataattaaagacGGTTAGGTtatgattaaataatattacgtaaaaataccaaaattttcaacaaattaattataaatccccaaaatactttttttagtatttgtagTCTTTAACGTGAAGGCTCTCAGAAGCACCTTCACCGAGCTGAGCATCACCTTTGTAGGCACCAGTAGTTGCCTCCGAGTTAGCCTTGGCTCTAGCCAAGAACGCCTTTTGAGCCTTCTCAACATTCTCCTCTTTACCTCCCCAAGCCTTGAGCGTACTCTGCTGAAGGGCACGTCCATACGAAAACGTCAAGCTCCATGGTTTCTTACCTTTGAATTGATTAATAGCGTTTAAATTCACAGTTGCTTGTTCCTCACTCTGTCCTCCAGACAAGAACACAACGGCTGGAACCGCCGCGGGGACAGTACGCTGTAAAGCACGGACAGTGTGCTCTGCGATCACTTTGGGTTCAGCCCTAGACTTGCTGTCCGAACCTGGAGTAACCATGTTCGGCTTCAAGAGCGTTCCTTCTAAGATCACGTGGTGATCGTTAAGAGCCTTGTAACAAGCTGCGAGGACACGTTCCGTGATGTAAGCACATTTCTCAATATCGTGAGATCCGTCCACGAGGATCTCTGGTTCGACGATGGGGACGAGACCGTTCTCTTGGCAAATGACCGCATACCTCGCTAGACCGTAAGCGTTCTCGTGGATGGCTAACTCGGAAGGCTCGTTAGCTCCGATTTTGAGAACGGCACGCCATTTGGCAAAACGTGCACCGGCTTCATAGTATTTCTTGCAACGGTCTCCGAGCCCGTCGAGGCCAATGGTTGTGGTTTCGCCATCTGTACCAGCGAGCTCAACAGTTCCTTTATCGACTTTGATACCAGGAAGGACTCCAGCTCCCTTCATTACATCAACAAATGGTTTCCCTGTAGCACACGTcaagttatataattaaaaagaaaacacacacacaatagaaaatataattacttATTAGATTCTTGTATATATCATCATATTACAAGAAAGCAATATAAAATGTGATTACTATTGTGAGGGTTTGAGTCTTTACCTGAAGCTGTTTTCTGGTAGAGAGTTTCCTCAAAGAGGATGATACCACTGATGTATTGGAGAGCTCCTGGAGTGGTGAACAAAAGCTCACGTAGAGCACGTCTGTTTGATTCAACGTTCTCGACGTTAATGCTTGCGAAACGTTTTCCTATGGTTCCTGTGGATTCATCAGCGGCGAGAATACCTTTCCCTGGAGTACCAATGTATGCGGCATTGGCGATGAGCTCATCTGtcgatattaaaaaaattattaaatgtataCAGTCATGTATGTATAATAACTAAGCAGCACCTGATCTAACATGGAATACTTAATACtaatcttaataaataaataaaaattcgcTAATTCATAATCATGCTATTATATGTATACAGTCATGTATGTataataacttttttaaaaatctaaggATCAAAATGAATGTTTGATGGAGTTGTACACAGAACCAGCCTTGAATCTAAGGATGAACAATGAGGTGATGGTAAGATTTACCGGCGTATTTGGATTTGAAGCACGacattgttttaaaaaagaGACGTCACGACGGTGATGGTCGGTCTGATTATGATATAATATCGATTTGAAAATGGGCCTTTGGGTTTTATATAGTAAAAGGCCACAAAAATAGAGTTAAACGAGAGGCCTGTAGGAGTTGTCGCTTTGCCTCTGATATTGTAGGGAGTTTTATCTATTTCCGAAAGATCATTCTTTGTTGCATTTAACTGGTTGTTGCGGCCATGAAACACGTGAACTAAGCCACTGGATGGCcgaaataaaagtaataaataatgaaTCATCTCTATCAAATTTCCAGaagaaaagtttataaaaataggATAGTGGAAGTGTCAACTCTCAAACATGTGGGCCTAAAGAAGAGTCCACTCATCCATACTTGTTACCGTCATCCATGACGCCATTgcacattttataatatttcccGCCTTCACCATCAAAGATCTATCCAAATACCTTTCcagtaataattaatttagtttggATAGGTAAAAAGTTCATCAGCAAGAAgacaatattctttttttttttaactcaacatCAACTTTTCATTAGCCAAATGTGAATACAGGATTACAACCTCAAGAGATTTTAAACCCAACATACAACCGACGAGATCTAGTAACGCCTAGGAACACTGGAGTCGAAACTGGTTTGGATCCTAGACTACCCAATCTAATTCGTCAGTGTATTTTTCACCACAATAAGACGAGTTCTTCTCACGACCCGAGATGAACCGTCTCTTAACCCCTACTTAGACCAAAACGAGACGACAATTCTAAACACTTGACTACAACAAAATTAAAACCGGATTACAAATCCGCTCCTGACATTGGGCTCCTAAAGATTAGAGTGGTAGGCCCGGCCCAACATCTCATCGCCTTACAGCGCAAATCCGGTGAGAATCCGTCACCGACGAGGTTTAGAATCCGCTCCTTAGCCGAGAACCAACTAATTCTACCTCTAGACAACAAGGTTACAAAGCTATCCCTAAACTTTCTGAACTATCCTAAAATGAGATACTTCACTTGTAGTCCGACGTAGCTGGTACCAAAAAATCAGATTGCTGCACATGACCACCACAGCATCACCTAAAGACGCATGATCTCACACAAAAGATCCCAGAAAGCTCGAGACTAAGGCTTCTTCACCTTGTCTTACACCTCTACTTTAAACCTAATAATCCAAAAACAAAGAATTGCTAGCAATCAATAGTCTTTCCCGGGCATCAATTTCCAACCCCAACATTGGTCGCCAAGTGATAAGAATGCAGTCCATGTACCAACAGTGACCACGCCTCAGGCGCATTCCAGACTAGACCAAAGGCACCAACAAAACTTGTCTAGATCGAAAAACAGACCAGAACGGCCTGAATGAAAAGGCGGACTTTGACGACATATACGGGAACCGGTCTAACAGTTTTCAAGGATGCGAAGCATGAACCACCGGTTAGAATCAGAGACTCATCGCCGATGCTGGGATGTCGAGCTCCGCCAGGACCACCACCAAATCCACTCCTCCGGTTGACACTCTGTCGGCGCGAAGCCTTGCCTCATGTTAGCTCCGAGAAGTGGAGACCCATATCGCTTTTCCTCGCTATTAAAACACTCCTCTGAAGGTCCACCGCCGCACAGGAAAGCAGCATCGTGGAGGAGGAGGCGTCTTCCTGAGTCCCGCACCGTCGCCATGGAAGAGACTCAACAGATCTTAAAGGAGAAAACCAGATCTGATGAGAGCCTTCAGTCCTAAAAGCCGACCCTTTCCACCACTGTCGCGCCTTGTGTCTCGCCGCTGCTCCA
The sequence above is drawn from the Raphanus sativus cultivar WK10039 chromosome 7, ASM80110v3, whole genome shotgun sequence genome and encodes:
- the LOC108816350 gene encoding fructose-bisphosphate aldolase 4, cytosolic, which codes for MSCFKSKYADELIANAAYIGTPGKGILAADESTGTIGKRFASINVENVESNRRALRELLFTTPGALQYISGIILFEETLYQKTASGKPFVDVMKGAGVLPGIKVDKGTVELAGTDGETTTIGLDGLGDRCKKYYEAGARFAKWRAVLKIGANEPSELAIHENAYGLARYAVICQENGLVPIVEPEILVDGSHDIEKCAYITERVLAACYKALNDHHVILEGTLLKPNMVTPGSDSKSRAEPKVIAEHTVRALQRTVPAAVPAVVFLSGGQSEEQATVNLNAINQFKGKKPWSLTFSYGRALQQSTLKAWGGKEENVEKAQKAFLARAKANSEATTGAYKGDAQLGEGASESLHVKDYKY